One region of Natronorubrum aibiense genomic DNA includes:
- a CDS encoding metallophosphoesterase encodes MGATDDDRVYYVISDLHIGGDEQLEDVEFLDELLEFLERLEQTDEPAELVINGDAFGLWEFTTISGIEKFDSLEETYPKLFEQFRATGENIPITMLPGNHDHELAAYDEYVERFAEYNVTLVQEQSITRPVGSRAIHFEHGHQQDPNNRIEDWGNPYATPLGYFYNTLVTSRAGQLSDRGRYNWLKDVQAVTPTERMPVWLLSKYFYREMNPVLRYALVPFLLLFNISVLLVILTSLDLAGIWSMPIDRATGFLSRFGTAGTAIWFLLAVNVTITGLVMLVGIPLYFIRRDVRKTISRFGIFETELTVDAETPYAEAAREVFEEDPETAVFCYGHTHRPRLQELEGGVAVNTGTWLKRLHRRDGITGILPPVFYPSYQLCTVRIAAEPEAGGIVVDYEAIEKPSPKAEELTLTERLFTVGREPELELPEGTVIEDETVVAEPKPAE; translated from the coding sequence ATGGGAGCGACCGATGATGACCGAGTCTACTACGTCATCAGCGATCTCCACATCGGCGGCGACGAGCAACTCGAGGACGTCGAGTTTCTCGACGAGTTGCTGGAGTTTCTCGAACGGCTCGAGCAGACCGACGAGCCAGCTGAGTTAGTGATCAACGGCGATGCGTTCGGACTCTGGGAGTTCACCACGATTTCTGGAATCGAGAAGTTCGACTCACTCGAGGAGACGTATCCGAAGCTCTTCGAGCAGTTCCGGGCGACCGGGGAGAATATCCCGATTACGATGCTTCCGGGCAATCACGACCACGAGTTGGCCGCCTACGACGAGTACGTCGAGCGCTTTGCCGAGTACAACGTCACGCTCGTCCAGGAACAGTCGATCACGCGGCCGGTCGGCAGCCGGGCGATCCACTTCGAACACGGTCACCAGCAAGACCCGAACAACCGGATCGAGGACTGGGGGAATCCGTACGCCACGCCGCTCGGGTACTTTTACAACACGCTCGTCACCAGTCGGGCGGGACAGCTTTCGGATCGAGGCCGATACAACTGGCTGAAAGACGTCCAGGCAGTGACGCCGACCGAACGGATGCCGGTGTGGCTCCTCTCGAAGTACTTCTACCGCGAGATGAACCCCGTGCTTCGGTACGCGCTGGTGCCGTTTCTGTTGCTGTTTAACATCAGCGTCCTTCTCGTCATCCTGACGAGCCTCGATCTCGCAGGCATCTGGTCGATGCCGATCGACCGAGCGACCGGCTTTCTCAGCCGGTTCGGCACGGCAGGCACGGCGATCTGGTTCCTGCTCGCCGTCAACGTCACGATCACGGGTTTAGTGATGCTCGTCGGAATCCCGCTGTATTTCATCCGACGGGACGTCAGGAAGACCATCAGTCGGTTCGGGATCTTCGAAACCGAACTCACCGTCGACGCCGAGACGCCCTACGCTGAAGCAGCCCGCGAGGTGTTCGAGGAGGACCCGGAGACGGCCGTCTTCTGTTACGGCCACACCCACCGCCCGCGACTACAGGAACTTGAGGGCGGCGTGGCCGTCAACACCGGGACGTGGCTCAAACGCCTCCATCGACGCGACGGGATTACCGGCATCCTCCCGCCGGTGTTCTACCCGTCCTACCAGCTCTGTACGGTCCGTATCGCCGCCGAACCCGAGGCTGGCGGCATCGTCGTCGACTACGAGGCCATCGAGAAACCGAGCCCGAAAGCCGAGGAACTCACCCTCACCGAACGCCTGTTCACCGTCGGCCGAGAGCCCGAACTCGAGTTACCCGAGGGGACGGTCATCGAAGATGAGACGGTAGTGGCAGAACCGAAGCCAGCCGAGTGA
- a CDS encoding 2,3,4,5-tetrahydropyridine-2,6-dicarboxylate N-succinyltransferase, producing MSALESEIDELWGQYQNDEVSADTANEDAYTTLDAFLDSLEAGEIRAAEKHGDAWEANEWVKQGILLNFGLRATEPREYGGVTYNDVLPLADSSAYGDRGSRNTPDGTVVRRGAHIGTDCILMSPAFVNIGAHVGDGTLVDSCDTVGSCAQIGANVKLGANTLIGGVLEPVENAPVIIEDNVSLGAGCRVTSGFVVGENSVVGENTLLTPRIPVYDLVEEEVLYGELPADRRAFTRFVESSISDHDLFEGGAYKPAVVATDLETETLEATEREDALRE from the coding sequence ATGAGCGCACTCGAGAGCGAAATCGACGAGCTGTGGGGACAGTACCAGAACGATGAGGTAAGTGCGGACACCGCAAATGAAGACGCGTACACGACCCTCGATGCCTTCCTCGACTCCCTTGAGGCCGGCGAGATCCGCGCCGCCGAGAAACACGGCGACGCGTGGGAGGCAAACGAGTGGGTCAAGCAGGGCATTCTGCTCAACTTCGGCCTGCGCGCGACCGAGCCCCGCGAGTACGGCGGCGTCACGTACAACGACGTCCTTCCGCTGGCAGACTCGAGCGCCTACGGCGACCGCGGGAGCCGCAACACGCCCGACGGCACCGTCGTCCGCCGCGGTGCCCACATCGGCACGGACTGCATTCTGATGAGTCCGGCGTTCGTCAACATCGGCGCCCACGTCGGCGACGGCACGCTGGTCGACTCCTGTGATACGGTAGGTTCGTGTGCACAGATCGGTGCGAACGTCAAACTCGGCGCGAACACCCTCATCGGCGGCGTGCTCGAGCCGGTCGAGAACGCACCGGTCATCATCGAGGACAACGTCTCGCTGGGCGCTGGCTGTCGCGTCACGAGCGGCTTCGTCGTTGGCGAGAACAGCGTCGTCGGCGAGAACACGCTGCTGACGCCGCGCATCCCGGTGTACGACCTCGTCGAGGAGGAAGTGCTGTACGGCGAACTACCCGCCGATCGACGCGCGTTCACCCGCTTCGTCGAATCCTCGATCAGCGACCACGACCTCTTCGAGGGCGGCGCGTACAAACCCGCTGTCGTCGCGACTGACCTCGAGACGGAAACCCTCGAGGCGACCGAACGCGAAGACGCCCTGCGAGAGTAA
- the dapB gene encoding 4-hydroxy-tetrahydrodipicolinate reductase: MTVRVGVTGATGRMGREVIAAVDDHADCEVVFAVSRSPDGETVDGVEIESADDFDSLLAECEPTAVIDFTGPESAVEYATACAAADVAFVTGTTGFDDDHLEALEDASEEVAVLHAPNFARGVQALLNVVGEAVQNLPGYDVELVETHHNAKRDAPSGTANRLLAEIEANGEFTERTHGREGEQPRETGEIGVHALRAGDITGEHEVLLAGNHEELRLTHRAEDRGVFAAGAVDAAAWIAGQKAGWYDFADVIAE; the protein is encoded by the coding sequence ATGACGGTCCGAGTCGGTGTCACCGGCGCGACGGGCCGGATGGGCCGGGAAGTGATCGCCGCCGTCGACGACCACGCCGACTGTGAGGTCGTCTTCGCCGTCTCCCGAAGCCCCGACGGTGAGACGGTCGACGGCGTTGAAATCGAGTCCGCGGACGACTTCGACTCGCTGCTCGCCGAGTGCGAACCGACGGCCGTCATCGACTTCACTGGTCCCGAGTCGGCCGTCGAGTACGCCACGGCCTGTGCCGCCGCTGACGTCGCGTTCGTCACCGGCACAACCGGCTTCGACGACGACCACCTCGAAGCCCTCGAGGATGCGAGCGAGGAGGTCGCCGTCCTCCACGCGCCGAACTTCGCCCGCGGGGTGCAGGCCCTGCTGAACGTCGTCGGCGAGGCCGTCCAGAACCTGCCGGGGTACGACGTCGAACTCGTCGAAACTCACCACAACGCAAAGCGTGACGCCCCGAGTGGCACGGCAAACCGCCTGCTCGCCGAGATCGAAGCTAACGGCGAGTTCACCGAGCGCACGCACGGTCGCGAGGGCGAACAGCCGCGCGAGACCGGTGAGATTGGCGTCCACGCGCTCCGTGCCGGCGATATCACGGGCGAACACGAAGTGCTCCTCGCGGGCAACCACGAGGAACTGCGGCTCACCCATCGCGCAGAGGACCGCGGCGTCTTCGCGGCCGGAGCCGTCGACGCAGCGGCGTGGATCGCTGGACAAAAGGCAGGTTGGTACGACTTTGCGGACGTGATCGCAGAATGA